In a genomic window of Natranaerovirga pectinivora:
- a CDS encoding S-layer homology domain-containing protein, producing the protein MICIKKLITSKPLVALILLLTSSSFNVFAEKENLSIAIQDLLPHYNNFNWSYFGITGYGHDMSIASIIKNDDNLHYYINGNVHDMSSGESNADFSLSLEYIVESDTLIQIKEEETMLDSEFDRIELIRTPLVQGTHWTQEVEKNGTLTTLSSTITDVEVTNEGTIFTVIYEDTNSSYYEKRQLQEGIGVIDFEKVMYNNEDEEYMVNYSLFTNETGLDTSINFKDTSRSAWYMPYVSKLITLDLLHGYPDQTFRPNKEITVAEFLKLTILSLSYNLEAGDDIWFNPYIEKSLELDIISNDTFDDYNRPITREEMTKVIVNALGKEPQWGELDFTDADEIDSEYVPYVYIAIELGFIQGYPSYNTFALNQFTTRAEAAKLFAFLAETIYTQESLSISNSLDLENEFQDRLFQETEEGWVVRDFNNKQDLIDYIAEIADRELVETYVNNYYDYIDGELVLIPKDGPTLIIEDREYQLEIITPKNFQLKQETTTDMIGHYTLTITFHYEDNRWIVTNRHVNVQD; encoded by the coding sequence ATGATTTGCATCAAAAAACTTATAACTTCCAAACCATTGGTGGCATTGATTTTATTACTAACATCGAGTTCTTTCAATGTTTTTGCAGAAAAAGAAAACTTATCAATAGCAATTCAAGACTTGCTCCCACACTATAACAATTTTAACTGGTCATACTTTGGAATTACAGGCTATGGTCATGATATGTCGATTGCCTCTATTATTAAAAACGATGATAATCTCCATTACTATATTAATGGAAATGTCCACGATATGTCTAGTGGAGAGTCCAATGCTGACTTTTCCCTTTCTTTAGAGTATATTGTAGAAAGTGATACCCTCATACAAATAAAAGAAGAGGAAACCATGCTAGATTCAGAGTTTGATCGTATTGAATTAATAAGAACCCCCTTAGTACAAGGTACTCATTGGACTCAAGAAGTTGAAAAGAATGGTACCCTTACAACTCTAAGTTCTACCATTACTGATGTTGAAGTGACAAATGAAGGTACAATCTTTACAGTTATTTATGAAGATACTAATAGTTCTTATTATGAAAAACGTCAATTACAGGAAGGCATTGGTGTCATTGATTTTGAAAAAGTTATGTACAACAATGAAGATGAGGAGTATATGGTAAATTACTCTTTATTTACAAACGAAACAGGGTTAGATACCTCAATTAATTTTAAAGACACTTCTAGATCTGCTTGGTATATGCCCTATGTCTCAAAATTAATTACTCTAGACTTACTTCACGGCTATCCAGACCAAACCTTTAGACCTAATAAAGAAATAACTGTTGCGGAGTTTTTAAAGTTAACCATTTTATCTTTAAGTTATAATCTAGAAGCAGGTGATGACATATGGTTCAACCCTTATATAGAAAAGTCATTGGAACTTGATATTATTTCTAACGATACCTTTGATGATTATAACCGTCCAATTACTCGAGAAGAGATGACAAAGGTTATTGTCAATGCTTTAGGTAAAGAGCCTCAATGGGGAGAATTAGATTTTACTGATGCAGATGAAATTGATTCAGAATATGTTCCTTATGTTTATATAGCAATTGAGTTAGGCTTCATCCAAGGTTATCCTTCATATAATACTTTTGCCCTTAATCAGTTCACGACTAGAGCAGAAGCTGCAAAATTATTTGCTTTTTTAGCTGAAACTATATATACACAAGAATCACTTAGTATTTCAAATTCACTAGATTTAGAAAATGAATTCCAAGATCGCTTATTTCAAGAAACTGAAGAAGGCTGGGTTGTTCGTGATTTTAATAATAAACAAGATTTAATTGATTATATTGCAGAAATTGCAGATAGGGAACTTGTAGAAACATATGTGAACAATTACTACGATTATATAGATGGTGAACTCGTTTTAATCCCTAAAGATGGTCCTACCTTAATCATTGAAGATAGGGAATACCAATTAGAGATTATTACTCCTAAAAATTTTCAATTAAAACAAGAGACTACTACAGACATGATAGGTCACTATACCCTTACTATAACTTTCCATTATGAAGATAATCGATGGATTGTGACAAATCGTCATGTAAATGTTCAAGACTAA
- a CDS encoding ABC transporter permease — MFFTIFKKDLKRKKAMNIILLIFIILSTTFLASSMNNLIAITESVDYFMEKAKVPDYIISAYDRGGDEEFNHWLNNSQVINSYDIDRSTMLFKDNIKIIKDNIIQEFNPFGEVLLQSQPKLYGKLLDDNGEEVTLKPGEIALSYADKNKNNLEVGNKVVITLGHIEKEFTIKLFTKDAIYGSSMIEMKRLLISDEDYEIFRTYEDAGVMINYYIMSEDIATLEKEFEGIDSNTIFSFDNSFVNISFIFDMLPSAVLIIVSICLILIAFLILRFTIIFTLEDDFKEIGIMKAIGLKSMGIKKIYLIKYLAITVIGVVVGFILSFPFGNMLLKQASENILMKNSTGNILINIVCSILVVLIVLIFCYTCTRKLSKYSAIDAIRNGSNGERFKGNSRLKLRSFRNIKVPIFIAINDILCNIKRFVVLILTFCIGTILIIIPLNTMNTLKDGNIIKLFGLDYSDVFIETDEMYKYSIGVSKEEYLEDMNHLNRSFRDIGVDIEVYGEIMYSLKFQGEEKDNIFTLMAFQVQGSNTTNHNVLKGEMPKLENEIAITEKVSKKLNHFIGDTIYVQIGQEKRPLIVTGIYESMTNMGESVRLNPIMDIDFRYLAMVYPFQGNFQGDKEPQLWINKLKVAYPSYTFSDSQEYVSKYLGGILDQIDIMKNLIVLIVLAINALITILMMKTFIIKEKGEIAMLKSIGFRNSGIRFWQTARISIILVIAIILGIIFSNFLGPVTSGKIFAIMGIQNIVFKVEVLEVYIIYPMILLVVTTVIAYLSAGAVKKVDLKEINNME, encoded by the coding sequence ATGTTTTTTACAATTTTTAAAAAGGACTTAAAACGAAAAAAAGCAATGAATATTATTCTTTTGATTTTCATCATTTTATCAACAACATTCTTAGCAAGTAGTATGAATAATTTAATTGCAATAACAGAATCTGTTGACTATTTTATGGAGAAGGCGAAAGTACCAGATTACATTATCTCGGCTTATGATAGAGGGGGAGATGAAGAGTTTAATCATTGGCTTAATAACTCTCAGGTCATAAATTCTTATGACATTGATCGTAGTACAATGCTCTTTAAAGACAATATCAAAATTATAAAAGACAATATAATTCAAGAATTTAATCCTTTTGGAGAAGTTTTGCTTCAATCACAACCAAAGTTGTATGGAAAACTACTTGATGATAATGGAGAAGAAGTTACTTTAAAACCAGGTGAAATTGCCTTGTCATATGCTGATAAAAATAAAAACAATTTAGAAGTTGGCAATAAAGTTGTTATTACTTTAGGACATATAGAAAAAGAATTTACAATAAAGCTCTTTACGAAGGATGCTATTTACGGATCCAGTATGATTGAAATGAAAAGGCTGCTTATCAGTGATGAAGATTATGAAATTTTCAGAACCTATGAGGATGCAGGGGTTATGATAAATTATTATATAATGTCAGAAGATATAGCTACACTTGAAAAAGAATTTGAAGGGATAGATAGTAATACGATATTTAGCTTTGACAATTCCTTTGTTAATATTAGTTTTATTTTTGATATGTTGCCCTCTGCAGTTTTAATTATAGTAAGCATTTGTCTTATTTTAATAGCCTTTTTAATTTTAAGATTTACAATCATTTTTACCTTAGAAGATGACTTTAAAGAAATAGGGATTATGAAAGCAATTGGCCTTAAATCTATGGGGATTAAAAAGATTTATTTGATTAAATACCTTGCTATAACTGTAATAGGTGTGGTTGTTGGTTTTATACTAAGCTTCCCCTTTGGGAATATGCTTTTAAAGCAAGCCTCAGAAAATATATTAATGAAAAATTCTACTGGAAATATATTAATTAATATAGTTTGCTCTATTTTAGTTGTTTTAATCGTTCTTATATTTTGCTACACCTGTACAAGAAAACTGAGTAAATACTCTGCAATAGATGCCATTAGAAATGGCAGTAATGGTGAACGTTTTAAAGGCAATTCAAGGTTAAAACTTAGAAGCTTTAGAAATATAAAAGTACCAATCTTTATTGCTATAAATGATATCTTATGCAATATTAAGCGGTTTGTGGTTTTGATTTTAACCTTCTGTATAGGAACAATTTTAATTATTATTCCTTTGAACACGATGAACACCTTGAAAGATGGCAATATTATTAAGTTGTTTGGACTTGATTATAGTGATGTATTTATTGAAACGGATGAAATGTACAAATACTCCATAGGTGTTAGTAAAGAAGAATATTTAGAGGATATGAATCACCTTAATAGATCTTTTAGAGATATTGGTGTAGATATAGAAGTTTATGGTGAAATAATGTATTCCCTTAAGTTTCAAGGAGAGGAGAAAGACAATATTTTTACATTAATGGCATTTCAAGTCCAAGGAAGTAATACGACTAATCATAATGTTTTAAAAGGTGAAATGCCAAAATTAGAAAATGAAATAGCAATAACAGAAAAAGTATCTAAGAAGCTAAATCATTTTATTGGGGATACCATATACGTGCAAATTGGTCAGGAAAAAAGGCCGTTAATAGTGACCGGTATATATGAAAGTATGACAAATATGGGGGAATCAGTAAGATTAAATCCTATAATGGATATAGATTTTAGATATTTAGCAATGGTATACCCTTTCCAAGGTAATTTTCAGGGAGATAAAGAGCCACAACTATGGATCAATAAATTAAAGGTGGCCTACCCAAGTTATACCTTTAGCGACTCACAAGAATATGTTTCAAAATATTTAGGCGGGATATTAGATCAAATTGATATTATGAAGAATTTAATTGTTCTAATTGTCCTTGCTATAAATGCTTTAATTACTATTTTAATGATGAAGACTTTTATTATTAAAGAAAAAGGTGAAATAGCAATGCTAAAAAGTATCGGCTTTAGAAATAGTGGGATACGATTTTGGCAAACAGCTAGAATAAGCATCATTCTAGTCATTGCGATTATTTTAGGCATTATATTCTCTAATTTCCTTGGGCCTGTAACATCCGGCAAGATTTTTGCAATAATGGGTATTCAGAATATCGTATTTAAGGTAGAGGTTTTAGAAGTATATATAATATATCCAATGATATTGCTTGTAGTTACTACAGTTATTGCATATTTAAGTGCTGGAGCTGTTAAAAAAGTTGATTTAAAAGAAATAAATAATATGGAATAG
- a CDS encoding ABC transporter ATP-binding protein: MNSLKVKDLCKTYIINKMQNNVLRNLNFEINEGEMVAIMGPSGSGKSTLLYTVSGMDHLTAGKVDYFGKEISTLTPNEMSDLRLDEMGFIFQQMHMLKNLSIYDNIILPAYHSKKGKDRKAINERARVLMHKLGINEVADNATNEVSGGELQRACICRSLINSPKMIFADEPTGALNLQNSYEVMKELNKINQEGTTIMLVTHDMKVAAKCDRIMYIQDGSIKGEIHLGKFEFENSLKERERMVNNWLMEMGW, encoded by the coding sequence ATGAATTCTTTAAAAGTTAAAGATTTATGTAAAACTTACATTATAAATAAAATGCAAAATAATGTTTTAAGAAACTTAAACTTCGAAATAAATGAAGGTGAAATGGTTGCTATTATGGGACCTAGTGGCTCAGGTAAATCAACGTTACTTTATACCGTTAGTGGAATGGACCATTTAACGGCAGGAAAAGTGGATTATTTTGGTAAGGAAATTAGCACCTTAACACCAAATGAAATGAGTGATTTAAGACTTGATGAAATGGGATTTATTTTTCAACAAATGCATATGTTAAAAAATCTTTCAATATATGATAATATAATATTACCAGCATATCATTCAAAAAAAGGTAAAGATAGAAAAGCAATCAATGAAAGAGCTAGAGTATTAATGCATAAGCTTGGAATCAATGAAGTAGCAGACAATGCTACAAATGAAGTTTCTGGTGGTGAGCTTCAAAGGGCTTGTATTTGTAGAAGTTTAATTAACTCACCAAAGATGATTTTTGCCGACGAGCCTACAGGTGCCCTTAATCTTCAAAATTCTTATGAAGTTATGAAAGAGTTGAACAAGATTAATCAAGAAGGTACTACAATTATGCTTGTTACCCATGATATGAAAGTAGCTGCTAAATGCGATAGGATTATGTATATCCAAGATGGCTCAATTAAGGGTGAGATCCATTTAGGAAAGTTTGAGTTTGAAAATAGTTTAAAGGAAAGAGAAAGAATGGTCAATAATTGGCTAATGGAAATGGGATGGTAA
- a CDS encoding response regulator transcription factor, giving the protein MVDLLLVEDNVELGELICSFLQKDGFSIVNVDSGEKALEFLEKDIAKIVLLDIMLPGIDGFTVCSNIRKEHNIPIIIISAKVDKENKINGFTLGADDYIEKPVDVDILSAKILALMKRNYELKAKRTIINSGGISINKEANEVYLKGKRLTMTSKEFELLLLLVENPGKTLRKDYIFNKIWGADSFSEDQTLTVHIKMLRDKIEDNPKKPTRIVTVWGVGYKYEEF; this is encoded by the coding sequence ATGGTTGATTTGCTTCTAGTAGAGGATAATGTAGAACTTGGAGAGTTAATATGTTCTTTTTTGCAAAAAGATGGTTTCTCTATTGTAAATGTGGATAGTGGAGAAAAAGCACTGGAATTTCTAGAAAAGGATATTGCAAAGATCGTTCTTTTAGATATAATGCTTCCTGGCATAGATGGTTTTACAGTATGTTCTAATATTAGAAAAGAACATAATATACCAATCATTATAATAAGTGCAAAGGTTGATAAAGAGAACAAAATCAATGGATTTACACTTGGTGCTGACGATTATATAGAAAAGCCAGTTGATGTTGATATTTTAAGTGCAAAAATTTTAGCATTAATGAAAAGAAACTATGAGCTTAAAGCAAAACGTACTATTATAAATTCAGGAGGCATTTCTATAAATAAAGAGGCAAATGAAGTGTATCTTAAGGGAAAACGATTAACCATGACATCTAAGGAGTTTGAATTATTGCTTCTACTAGTAGAAAATCCCGGTAAGACATTGCGTAAAGACTATATTTTTAATAAAATTTGGGGGGCAGACAGTTTTAGTGAAGATCAAACACTTACTGTTCACATAAAGATGCTCAGGGATAAGATAGAAGATAATCCTAAAAAACCAACACGAATTGTAACTGTTTGGGGGGTAGGCTACAAGTATGAAGAATTTTGA
- a CDS encoding sensor histidine kinase has product MKNFDKIIAVIIGGYLVIALGLLVLIEGRNNIPNSEYKVEINRIYAGLVEGKTFAKPDLAAYRYIDSVQFLPEEPYTRKNDINDFYKSLNGLEYEIRPWYDGDQLLGYLRFNYVSIDDWNSILLKVEVALFIFIIIIVALLLYIRNTILKPFNRLSDMPYELSKGNLKEDLKESKNRYFGKFIWGINVLRENLNHHKVKELKLEKEKKLLLLSISHDIKTPLNTIKLYAKAIEKEVYETKEKKILAAKQIQEKSLEIDNFVKEIIKASSEDLLNIEVKKGEFYLKDLMDKVITTYREKSQLKMIDFIVEDYHNKIIKGDLDRTLEVIENIIENAFKYGDGKTIRISFFEEDYCQLIKIFNSGETVSQNEFNHIFDSFYRASNGKDKEGNGLGLYICKYIMEKMDGEIFAMYEEEGMSFTLVFR; this is encoded by the coding sequence ATGAAGAATTTTGATAAAATAATAGCTGTTATTATAGGTGGTTATTTAGTAATTGCACTTGGTCTTCTTGTCTTAATAGAGGGAAGAAACAATATACCAAACAGTGAATACAAAGTAGAAATAAACAGGATATATGCAGGCTTAGTAGAGGGTAAAACCTTTGCTAAGCCTGATTTAGCAGCATATAGATATATAGACTCCGTACAGTTTTTGCCAGAAGAACCATACACAAGGAAGAATGATATTAATGATTTCTATAAAAGTCTAAATGGGTTAGAATATGAAATTAGACCATGGTATGATGGAGACCAGTTGTTAGGGTATTTAAGGTTCAATTATGTGAGCATAGATGATTGGAATAGTATTTTATTAAAAGTCGAGGTAGCATTATTTATTTTTATAATTATAATAGTAGCATTATTATTGTATATCAGAAATACTATTCTTAAACCTTTTAATAGGTTAAGTGATATGCCTTATGAGTTATCAAAAGGTAATCTAAAAGAAGACCTTAAGGAAAGTAAAAATAGATATTTTGGCAAATTTATATGGGGGATTAATGTATTAAGAGAAAATTTGAATCATCATAAGGTAAAGGAATTAAAGCTGGAAAAAGAAAAGAAACTCTTACTCCTTTCAATCTCACATGATATAAAAACACCTCTCAATACAATAAAGTTATATGCCAAAGCCATAGAAAAAGAGGTTTATGAAACAAAGGAAAAGAAAATATTAGCAGCAAAACAAATACAAGAAAAGTCATTAGAAATAGATAACTTTGTAAAAGAAATAATAAAAGCATCAAGTGAAGATCTCCTTAATATAGAAGTTAAAAAAGGGGAGTTTTATTTAAAGGATTTAATGGATAAAGTGATAACAACTTATAGAGAAAAAAGCCAGTTGAAGATGATAGACTTTATCGTTGAAGATTATCATAATAAAATAATAAAAGGTGATTTAGACAGAACTCTTGAAGTGATAGAGAATATTATAGAAAATGCTTTTAAGTATGGTGACGGTAAGACAATTAGAATATCTTTTTTTGAAGAAGATTACTGCCAACTTATTAAAATATTTAATAGCGGTGAAACAGTAAGTCAAAATGAATTTAATCATATTTTTGATAGTTTTTATAGAGCCAGTAATGGCAAAGACAAGGAAGGCAATGGGCTAGGTCTTTATATATGTAAATACATAATGGAGAAGATGGATGGAGAAATTTTTGCTATGTATGAAGAGGAAGGAATGAGTTTTACATTAGTATTTAGATAA
- a CDS encoding DUF4334 domain-containing protein: protein MNELKLELKLLLKKGMSQQEAFKFYDKLEPVSNKEMLGRWRGKEVSSGHPMDGILTICPWYGKEFIDEETVHPLVFKERKGNLFFINPDRIFKYYDIVLKSKMLKKILNSKKTVNRHQYDCILKRFKTKRSKARLRQVEYRGKVSAAMVYDSLPIIDVFRKIDDYTLLGVMDMKGNFNDLGYFFILKREG from the coding sequence ATGAACGAATTAAAACTAGAACTAAAACTATTACTAAAAAAAGGAATGTCCCAACAAGAGGCATTTAAATTTTATGATAAATTAGAGCCAGTGAGTAACAAAGAAATGTTAGGGAGATGGAGAGGAAAGGAAGTCTCGTCAGGACATCCAATGGATGGGATACTCACTATATGCCCCTGGTATGGGAAAGAATTTATTGATGAGGAGACTGTACATCCCCTTGTATTTAAAGAAAGAAAGGGTAACTTGTTTTTCATAAATCCAGATCGAATATTCAAATACTATGACATAGTTCTTAAATCCAAGATGCTTAAAAAGATATTAAATAGCAAAAAAACAGTGAATAGACACCAATACGACTGTATTTTAAAAAGGTTTAAAACAAAAAGGTCAAAAGCTCGCCTTCGTCAAGTGGAATATAGAGGAAAAGTAAGTGCGGCAATGGTTTATGATAGTTTACCCATTATTGATGTTTTTAGAAAAATAGATGATTATACTCTTTTAGGGGTTATGGATATGAAAGGAAATTTTAATGATTTAGGATATTTCTTTATCTTAAAAAGAGAAGGATAA
- a CDS encoding peptidylprolyl isomerase — translation MENKLLATVDGRPITQADIQSLMQNLGQNAAQFSSPQGQRQLLDEVIAQELLYSDAVENNLEKEDDFLKVLDQMKKSLLIQYAANKLMTSVSVNEKEVKAYYDANQAMFAQPKKIAASHILVDSEEEANEILEEINNGLDFAEAASKYSNCPSNESGGSLGEFGQGQMVPEFENAAFSMSAGEISKPVKTQFGYHLIKVDSVNEPQVSSFEQVKAQVEKQCLSEKQREVYSTKQEALKGKYPVSIEE, via the coding sequence ATGGAAAATAAGTTATTGGCCACTGTTGATGGTCGACCAATTACTCAAGCAGATATTCAATCCCTTATGCAAAACTTAGGACAAAATGCAGCTCAATTTAGTAGCCCTCAAGGACAAAGACAATTACTTGATGAAGTCATTGCTCAAGAGTTACTTTATTCTGATGCTGTTGAGAACAACTTAGAAAAAGAAGATGACTTTTTAAAAGTATTAGATCAAATGAAAAAATCCTTACTTATTCAGTATGCAGCTAATAAATTAATGACTTCTGTTTCTGTAAATGAAAAAGAAGTTAAAGCATATTATGATGCAAACCAAGCTATGTTTGCTCAACCAAAAAAAATTGCTGCTAGTCACATTTTAGTTGATAGTGAAGAAGAAGCAAATGAAATATTAGAAGAAATCAATAATGGATTAGACTTTGCTGAAGCAGCTAGTAAATATTCAAACTGCCCTTCTAACGAAAGTGGTGGTAGTCTTGGTGAATTCGGCCAAGGTCAAATGGTACCTGAATTCGAAAATGCTGCTTTTTCTATGAGCGCTGGCGAGATTAGCAAGCCTGTTAAAACTCAATTTGGGTATCACTTAATTAAAGTAGATTCTGTAAATGAACCACAGGTAAGCTCATTTGAACAAGTAAAAGCACAAGTTGAAAAGCAATGCTTATCTGAAAAACAAAGAGAAGTCTATTCTACAAAGCAAGAAGCTCTAAAAGGAAAATACCCAGTATCTATTGAAGAATAA